The genomic stretch CCACGGCCTCGCCGGTCAGCTGGCACCACAGGCTCGGCGACGCCGCGCGGTCGAACAGCAGCGTGTTGGAGTTCAGCAGCAGCCCGCTCACCCCCAGTTGCAGCGTGTCCCCGTCGACGACGCGCCCGTAGACCGCGGCGCTGCCGGACAGCGGGCTCCAGGTCGCGGCCAGCGGCGCGCCGCCCAGGGTGTCGAGGCAGACCTCGTGCCAGTCCAGCACGCGCAAGGGCCAGCAGCGCGCCTCGCCCCGCACGACCGCACCGAGCACGCGGTCGGCGCCGACGAGGTACTTGCCGCGCTCCGCGTCGTTCAGCGAGTCGACGCCGGCGGGGGTCAGCAGCGGCGGGCGGTCGAGCGTCGGCAGGCCGTCGCGCGGGACGCCGCCGGCCGCGAGCAGGGATTCGGGGTACGCGAGGTTGGAGAGGTCGAAGCCGTAGGTGCGGGGGTGGCTGCCGTCACCGATCGCGTGGTGGTCGCGGGAGGCGCGCACGTCGGTCCCCAGGCGCCAGGCCACGACCGCGAGCAGGAGCAGCACCGGCGCCGCGAACACCACCGCGAGGCGCCGCCGACCGCCGCGACCGGCCATCAGACGCTCCCGGGCTGTGCGGCGACGATGGCGACGTCGGCCCCCGCCGCGCGTTCCGCCCGGGGCGGCGCGCGGTCGGCCACCATCAGGCCGAGCACCAGCGGCAGGTAGACCACGCTGCCCAGGAACACGCGCCGCGCGTTGAGGCTGCTGCGGTCGCGGTAGCAGCGCATGCCCAACCACAGCCAGGCGCCGCCGAGCAGCAGCGAGCCCACCGCGAACACGGCCCCGGTCAAGCCCATGAACGTGGCCAGCAGGCCCAGTGGCAGCAGCACCCAGGCGTAGAGCATCAGGAAGCGGAAGGTGCGGTCGCCGCGCGGGTCCTGCAGCGGCAGCATCTTGAAGCCCGCGCGCCGGTAGTCGTCGCGGTAGAGCCAGGCCAGCGACAGGAAGTGCGGCACCTGCCAGACGAACAGCAGGAGGGCCAGCCACCAGCCGCCGCCCTGGTCGCCGCCGAAGACGCCGCCGGTCACCGCGCTCCAGCCGATCAACGGCGGGATGGCGCCGCAGATGGCGCCGGCCAGCGTGTTGAGCGTGCTGCGGGGCTTCAGCGGCGTGTAGACGAGGACGTAGAGCAGGACCGTGCCGAGCGCCAGGGCCGCGGCCGCCGCGTTGACCAGCGCCAGCAGCAGGCCCGTGCCCGCCAGCACGACCGCGCCCGACCAGAGCGCCGCCGCGCGCACGCCGACCCGTCCCGCGGGCAGCGGCCGCTCCCGCGTGCGCACCATCAGGGCGTCGCGGTCGCGCTCGAGCACCTGGTTGAAGCCGTTGGCCCCGAAGGCGCACAGCGCGGTGCCCAGCAGCGTGGCGGCCAGGTGGCCCCAGCCCGGCAGCGGGCGCGCCGCCATCAGGTAGCCGGCCAGCGTGGTCACCACCACCAGGGCGCTGAGGCGGGCCTTGCCCAGCTCCAGGCTCAATCCGATCCAGCGCTGCAGCGGCGAGGCGGTCATGGCGCTCCGTGGTGGTGACGGCCGGCGAATCGTGGTAGCTATGGGAACCGGGACCGCACGAGACCCGGACACGCAGGATAACAGGAGGTCGGCAAGTGAGCAACGACAGCGCAACCCGAGAACCGGTTCGTGGCGGCGACATCCTGACCCTCGGCTTCGCCACCACGGTCGCGATGTGGGCCGTCGGCTACTGCGGCCGGCTGCCCGGCGTGCAGGCACCCATTTGGATGCTGATGCCCCTGATGTTCGGCCTCTTGATCCTCGGCGGCCGGCAGGCCGGCCGCTGGACGGGCCGTGGATGGCGCGGCGGCCTCTGGGTCGGACTGCTGGCCTCGACGCTCAACCTGCTGATCCTCGGCAGCCTGCTGGCCGTCGGCGACGGGTCGAACCGG from bacterium encodes the following:
- a CDS encoding DUF3179 domain-containing (seleno)protein; the encoded protein is MAGRGGRRRLAVVFAAPVLLLLAVVAWRLGTDVRASRDHHAIGDGSHPRTYGFDLSNLAYPESLLAAGGVPRDGLPTLDRPPLLTPAGVDSLNDAERGKYLVGADRVLGAVVRGEARCWPLRVLDWHEVCLDTLGGAPLAATWSPLSGSAAVYGRVVDGDTLQLGVSGLLLNSNTLLFDRAASPSLWCQLTGEAVAGPRRGDALPRLPAVVTTWERWRRDHPGTTVPAPAPTFKRRYQSRPYQTYRSGGRTRFPSAPLPAGGGPLDPLLIVETPAGRRVLDAARLARETGPDGVRTDEVDGVAVRIHAAPQAPGEQPAVWLELVSGGGFTVYYADRFAWHAFHPEDRLP
- the cyoE gene encoding heme o synthase; the encoded protein is MTASPLQRWIGLSLELGKARLSALVVVTTLAGYLMAARPLPGWGHLAATLLGTALCAFGANGFNQVLERDRDALMVRTRERPLPAGRVGVRAAALWSGAVVLAGTGLLLALVNAAAAALALGTVLLYVLVYTPLKPRSTLNTLAGAICGAIPPLIGWSAVTGGVFGGDQGGGWWLALLLFVWQVPHFLSLAWLYRDDYRRAGFKMLPLQDPRGDRTFRFLMLYAWVLLPLGLLATFMGLTGAVFAVGSLLLGGAWLWLGMRCYRDRSSLNARRVFLGSVVYLPLVLGLMVADRAPPRAERAAGADVAIVAAQPGSV